The DNA region TCATATTACCCAAAAAAACAAAATATTAGGCCCTATTTTAGGTCCAAAAGGTTTTTATATTATAAAAGTTGATGATATTGAAAATAATAGTTCTAAAAAAATAATAACTGAATTTCATATTCAGCATTGTTTAATACGTCCTTCAATTTATTTAAATAATATACAGGCAAAAAAAGATATTTTTGAAATATACAATAATATAAAAACAAAAAATTATAGTTTTCAATATGCTGTTAAAAATTTATCTCATGATGTTTATTCATCCCATAAAAAAGGTGATTTAGGTTGGATATCAAACAAATCATTTGATGGTGTTTTTAAAAATGTTTTAAAACATTTAAATAAACAAGAAATTAGTAAACCAATTAAATCTAGTATCGGATGGCATATAATTAAATTGTTAGAAAAACGTCAAATAGATGAAACATGGAAAATAGAAAAAGAAAAAATTTATAAAAATTTATTACAACATAAAATAAAAATAGAAAAAACAAATTGGATTAATAAACTTAAACAATTATCATATATAAATATTTTTTAAATATTTAGAAAAGATGTAAATAATCAAGTAATTAAAAAAGTAAATAATGTACTTTTAAAAATTAAAAATTTTATAATATTTTAAGTTAATAAAAATTCAAATGAAAAAACATATTCCTCTTAAAAAATTTAGTCAAAATTTTCTTATAGATTCTAATATAATAAAAAAAATAATTGAATTTATTAATCCGAAATTAAACGAAACATTAGTTGAAATTGGACCTGGATTAGCTGCATTAACTCGACCTATTTGTCATTTAATAAATGAGCTAATTATTGTTGAAATCGATTATTCTTTATTAGAACGATTAAAAAAATTTTCGTTTTATTCAAAATTAGTAGTATTTCATCAAGATGCGTTAACATTTGATTATTTAGAGTTGTTTAATAAAAAAAATCAATTAATTCGAGTTTTTGGAAATTTACCATACAATATTTCTACATCTTTAATACTATATTTATTTCAAAAAATTCAAATAATTAAAGATATGAATTTTATGTTACAAAAAGAAGTTGCTGAACGTTTAATTGCTTCTCCAGGCAGTAAATCATATGGTCGTTTAAGTATTATTGCTCAATATTATTGTAATATGACAAAATTACTAAATGTTTCTCCAAAATGTTTTAGACCAGTTCCTCAAGTCGATTCGATATTTATTAATTTAACACCTTATGCTACTAATTATTACCCTTATTTTACTCATGATGTAAGAGTTTTGAGTTATATTACAAATTTGGCTTTTCAAAAGAGAAGAAAAATATTACGTCATAGTTTAGGACAAATATTTTCTGAAAAAGTATTAATAACATTGGATATCAATCCAAGATTAAGACCAGAAAATATTTCTATACTGCAATATTGTAAGTTATCTAATTATATGATAGAAAACAATATTTATCAAAATTATATTTAATTTTAATATATCTTTTTATATTCTAAGTGAAATGAAATGAGTATTTATTTTATTAGTGATATTCACGGTTGTTACAAAGAATTTAAACTACTTTTAAAAAAATCAAATTTTAATATAAAAACAGATTACTTATGGATTGCAGGTGATTTAGTTTCTAGAGGTCCAAACTCATTAGAAGTAATGAGATATCTATATTCTATAAAAGATAGAATAAAGATATCACTTGGAAATCATGATTTAAATTTAATTGCAGTTTATTCTGGTGTTCAAAAAAATAAAAAAGAAAATTGTTTTGATGATTTTTTATCGGCTAAAGATAGTCATAAATTAATAAATTGGTTACGTTCTCAATCTATTTTACAAATTGATGAAATTCAGAAAATTATTATGGTACATGCAGGAATCAGTCCACAATGGAATCTTGAAACAGTTAAAAAATGTTCTTTAGAAATTAAAAAAGCTTTATTAAGTAAAAATTATCCTTTATTTTTAGATTCTGTTTTTAATAATAAGATCGATTATTGGGATGATCATTTTGAAAAAATTAATCGATTACGATATAGTATTAATGTTTTTACACGTATGAGATATTGTTATCCCAATGGAAAATTAAATCTTATATGTAAAGAATCTCCTAATGTTGTTCAATATCCATTATTGCCATGGTTTGTTATATCAAATAAATTTATAGAAAAATATTCTATTATTTTTGGACATTGGTCTTCTTTAAAAGGTACAAATGTTCCTAATCAATTTTTCCCATTAGATCAAGGTTGTTGTTGGGGTGGAGAATTATTAATGTTAAGATGGGAAGATAAAAAATATTTTTATCAAGATTATCAAAAATAAGATATATTATATAAATATGAATATAAAAATTTATTAATAAATATCATCTTACTAATATTTCAAAATAAAAATCGTAAGAATGTTTTTTATCTTTAAAGAATTGTTTTTTAAATATTGTTTTCCAATTTTTATATAGTTTATATTTTGGAAAATATGAATCTCCAATAATATTACAATTAACGTGAGTTAAATATAATTTATTAGCGTAAAACAACATTTGTTTATATATTTCACCTCCTCCAATAACCATTACTTCTTGGTTTTGATTGTATTTCGAATATGTAGTAGAAATTATAGCGTTTTGAATTGAGTTTGCCCATATAATATTTTTTTTAACAATTTTTTTCCGGCTAATAACTATATTAGTTCGCATAGGTAAAAAATTTACAATGGATTCCCAAGTTAAACGTCCCATAATAATATTCTTATAAATTGTATTTTTTTTAAACCATTTTAAATCTTCTGGAAGATTCCAGGGTATTTTATTTTTATTTCCAATAACTAGATTATTAGAAATGGCTGCAATTAGACTAATATTCATATTTTAAAATTTTTGTTAAGAGTTATAAATATGTTTTACAACATATTTATAAAAATTACTTTAGTGAGTGAAGATCAATTTAATGTTTTAAATTTATTTTTTTATGAATTTCTTGTAGTGATCTAATGTTTTTTGTTGGATCTTCATTTAATGCCATGACTGTTGCAAATGCTCCATTAATAGTAGTATCATAGTGAACTTTATATTGTAAAGCACTTCGACAGATGAGCTTTGCATCCTTTATACCTTGACGACAAGATGTGGTATTTACAATATATACATATTCTCCATTTTTTAGACGATCTTGAATATGAGGTCTACCCTCGTGTACTTTATTTACTAATCTAGATATAATTCCAGATTTTTTTAAAGCTATAGATGTACCTTTAGTGGCATCAATTTTAAAACCAAATTTTTGTAATTTTACTGCTAAATTTGCAATATTTTTTTTATCGTTATTTCTTACTGAAAGTAATACACGACCTGATTTTTTCATATTTGTATGAGCACTAAGCATTGCTTTAGAAAATGCTTCTGAAAAATTTTTTCCAATACCCATTACCTCTCCTGTTGATCTCATTTCTGGTCCTAATATAGGATCTACACCTTGAAATTTATCAAAAGGCAAAACGGCTTCTTTTACTGAAAAGAATGATGGAATAATTTCTTTCATGAACCCCTGTTCTTCTAATGTTTTACCATACATAACACGTACAGATATTTTTGCAAGTGCTAATCCTA from Buchnera aphidicola (Aphis helianthi) includes:
- the rsmA gene encoding 16S rRNA (adenine(1518)-N(6)/adenine(1519)-N(6))-dimethyltransferase RsmA, with the translated sequence MKKHIPLKKFSQNFLIDSNIIKKIIEFINPKLNETLVEIGPGLAALTRPICHLINELIIVEIDYSLLERLKKFSFYSKLVVFHQDALTFDYLELFNKKNQLIRVFGNLPYNISTSLILYLFQKIQIIKDMNFMLQKEVAERLIASPGSKSYGRLSIIAQYYCNMTKLLNVSPKCFRPVPQVDSIFINLTPYATNYYPYFTHDVRVLSYITNLAFQKRRKILRHSLGQIFSEKVLITLDINPRLRPENISILQYCKLSNYMIENNIYQNYI
- a CDS encoding symmetrical bis(5'-nucleosyl)-tetraphosphatase: MSIYFISDIHGCYKEFKLLLKKSNFNIKTDYLWIAGDLVSRGPNSLEVMRYLYSIKDRIKISLGNHDLNLIAVYSGVQKNKKENCFDDFLSAKDSHKLINWLRSQSILQIDEIQKIIMVHAGISPQWNLETVKKCSLEIKKALLSKNYPLFLDSVFNNKIDYWDDHFEKINRLRYSINVFTRMRYCYPNGKLNLICKESPNVVQYPLLPWFVISNKFIEKYSIIFGHWSSLKGTNVPNQFFPLDQGCCWGGELLMLRWEDKKYFYQDYQK
- the folA gene encoding type 3 dihydrofolate reductase, encoding MNISLIAAISNNLVIGNKNKIPWNLPEDLKWFKKNTIYKNIIMGRLTWESIVNFLPMRTNIVISRKKIVKKNIIWANSIQNAIISTTYSKYNQNQEVMVIGGGEIYKQMLFYANKLYLTHVNCNIIGDSYFPKYKLYKNWKTIFKKQFFKDKKHSYDFYFEILVR